A stretch of DNA from Vicinamibacterales bacterium:
GGTTCTTGATGTCGAGGACGGCGACGCCGCCCTTCAGATCGCTGATCGCGCGCAGCCACGGCTGACGGTTGCCGGCGGCCACCTCCGGCAGCATGCGGTCGAGCACCGCGCGCACGTCGCCGACGATGCCGACGTCGACGCGGACGTTCTTGTTGATCTCGGCGGGATCGATCTCGACGTGGATCTTCCTCGCGTTCGGCGCGTAGCTGGCGAGGGTGCCGGTGACGCGGTCGTCGAAGCGCATGCCGAGCGCGATCAGCAGATCCGCCTGCTGGATCGCCGTGTTCACCCACGCCTCGCCGTGCATCCCCATCATCCCGAGGTTCAGCTCGTGCGACGCCGGGAACGATCCGATGCCGAGCAGCGTCATCGCGACCGGAATCTGGCCGCGCTCGGCCAGGGCGCGGACCTGGGTCATCGCGTTGCCCAGGATGAGGCCGTGGCCGGCGAGAATCACCGGCCGCTCGGCGGCGTTGATCAGCGCCAGCGCCTCGCGGTACTCGCGCTCCTGCGGCGGCAGCGCCGGGCGGCCGTGCGGCCGCGGCGCCGCGGCCTCCCAGTCGAAGGTCGCCGTCGACTGCTGCGCGTCCTTGGTGACGTCGATCAGCACCGGGCCGGGACGGCCGTTGCGCGCGAGATAGAACGCTTCGCGCACCGCCGGCGCCACGTCCGAGGCGCGGGTCACGAGGTAGTTGTGCTTGGTGACCGGCAGCGTGACGCCGGTGATGTCGGTCTCCTGGAAGGCGTCGGAGCCGATCAGACGGCTGCCCACCTGCCCGGTGATGCAGACGATCGGCGACGAGTCCATCATCGCCGTCGCCAGGCCGGTGACCATGTTGGTCGCGCCGGGACCCGAGGTGGCGATGGCGACGCCGACCTTGCCGGTGGCGCGCGCGTAGCCGTCCGCCATGTGCGTCGCCCCCTGCTCGTGCCGCGTGAGGACGTGGCGGATCGGATAATCCAGCATCGCGTCGTAGGCGGGCAGGATGGCGCCGCCGGGATAACCGAAGATATCGGTCACCCCCTCGCGGACGAGGCATTCCCAGAGAATCTGCGCACCCGTTTTCTTCATGTCGTCACAGCGCTCCCGTCACCGCGTCGCGCGTGGGCGAGGGCACCGTCGAGGG
This window harbors:
- the ilvB gene encoding biosynthetic-type acetolactate synthase large subunit, which gives rise to MKKTGAQILWECLVREGVTDIFGYPGGAILPAYDAMLDYPIRHVLTRHEQGATHMADGYARATGKVGVAIATSGPGATNMVTGLATAMMDSSPIVCITGQVGSRLIGSDAFQETDITGVTLPVTKHNYLVTRASDVAPAVREAFYLARNGRPGPVLIDVTKDAQQSTATFDWEAAAPRPHGRPALPPQEREYREALALINAAERPVILAGHGLILGNAMTQVRALAERGQIPVAMTLLGIGSFPASHELNLGMMGMHGEAWVNTAIQQADLLIALGMRFDDRVTGTLASYAPNARKIHVEIDPAEINKNVRVDVGIVGDVRAVLDRMLPEVAAGNRQPWLRAISDLKGGVAVLDIKNLPDSGHLYAAHVIHDLWRATNGKALVVTDVGQHQMWEAQYYHHDVPRSLITSGGLGTMGFALPAAIGAKIARPKAEVWVVVGDGGFQMTMAELATIVQEDLDINIAVINNGYLGMVRQWQEFFYERRYAATPLLSPDFVKIAEAYGIRGQRVRQRAEVVPAVQAARSSAQTVLIDFAVEQEDTVYPMVPAGAALDQMIRRPSPIVETAADA